A single window of Nicotiana tomentosiformis chromosome 1, ASM39032v3, whole genome shotgun sequence DNA harbors:
- the LOC104110625 gene encoding uncharacterized protein, whose amino-acid sequence MAIAGTAPYSPFLGNTIPFHFGKSPSVQFTHNNSVCIFKVKALFWGSRKTVQPAADNVLSLGQFTLSGAADSQGDMGASEKISISVVSSISAVSPDEWDSCSLDSTGTQQFNPFLSHGFLSSLEDSGSAVEGTGWMPQHIIAKDENNNILGVVPLYLKSHSYGEYVFDHSWANAYYNYGLSYYPKLQCSVPFTPVTGPRILVRNTSTGDQVFDILVSAMKDLAVKFNVSSLHITFPTANEWHKLKEKGFLQRIGMQYHWKNRNYKSFDEFLMDMKQSKRKNIRQERKKVSAQNVTMKRLRGYEIKASHWDTFYKFYRNTADNKWGTAYLTRDFFHQMGAKMDDNVLLIVAEEGDELVAAALNLIGGDTLYGRLWGCLPGAYYANLHFEACYYQAIEAAIELNLGTVEAGAQGEHKIQRGYMPVTTYSCHYVLDEDFKRVFDDFLVRESTQVKLVMKLLQDDGPFKENVWS is encoded by the exons ATGGCCATTGCAGGGACAGCTCCTTATTCACCGTTTCTCGGAAATACTATTCCTTTCCACTTT GGGAAATCCCCGTCCGTACAGTTTACCCACAACAATTCAGTTTGCATTTTTAAAGTCAAAGCATTGTTTTGGGGTTCTAGAAAAACTGTGCAGCCTGCTGCTGATAACGTTCTTTCACTTGGGCAATTCACTTTATCAGGTGCTGCGGATTCACAG GGGGACATGGGAGCGTCTGAAAAGATATCCATTTCTGTGGTTTCCTCAATCTCAGCAGTTTCACCAGACGAGTGGGATTCCTGCAGTCTGGATTCCACAGGAACTCAACAGTTTAATCCCTTTCTGTCACATGGTTTCCTTTCGAGCTTAGAGGACTCTGGCTCTGCGGTGGAG GGAACTGGCTGGATGCCACAACACATCATTGCaaaggatgaaaataataatatcttaGGTGTTGTTCCCCTCTATCTCAAAAG CCATTCTTATGGTGAATATGTGTTCGATCATTCTTGGGCAAATGCCTACTACAATTATGGTTTGAGCTATTATCCGAAGCTGCAGTGCTCGGTACCTTTCACTCCTGTTACTGGCCCGAGGATCTTGGTCCGTAACACATCAACTGGAGATCAAGTCTTTGACATTCTGGTCTCTGCAATGAAAGATTTGGCAGTCAAG TTCAACGTTTCATCTCTACATATTACTTTTCCCACCGCAAATGAGTGGCACAAGCTGAAGGAGAAAGGTTTCCTGCAAAGGATTGGAATGCAGTATCATTGGAAAAATCGTAATTATAAAAG CTTTGATGAGTTTTTGATGGACATGAAGCAAAGTAAGAGGAAGAACATTCGTCAAGAGCGCAAGAAG GTATCGGCTCAAAATGTGACCATGAAACGCTTAAGAGGATATGAAATCAAG GCTAGCCATTGGGACACGTTTTATAAGTTCTACAGAAATACAGCCGACAACAA GTGGGGTACTGCTTATTTGACGAGAGATTTTTTTCATCAAATGGGTGCAAAGATGGATGACAATGTACTGCTTATTGTTGCTGAAGAAGGTGATGAGCTTGTAGCTGCAGCCCTTAATCTTATTGGAGGAGATACCTTGTATGGACGACTATGGGGATGTCTCCCAGGAGCCTATTATGCGAATTTGCATTTTGAAGCATGTTATTACCAG GCCATAGAAGCGGCGATTGAACTTAATCTTGGCACAGTAGAGGCTGGTGCTCAAGGTGAACACAAAATTCAGAGGGGATATATGCCAGTGACTACTTACAGCTGTCACTATGTTCTAGATGAGGATTTTAAGCGAGTCTTTGATGATTTCTTGGTACGAGAATCTACTCAG GTTAAACTTGTTATGAAATTATTACAGGATGATGGTCCCTTCAAGGAGAATGTATGGAGTTGA